A portion of the Flavobacterium limnophilum genome contains these proteins:
- a CDS encoding DUF4276 family protein gives MKRIIIICEGQTEQEFCNDILQPHFNQFGIIIQNPTIKKTAGGIVNWSSLKHQIETHLKQDQTAYITTLIDFYGIHANHNYPNWTQANKQTDKNIGMDLMEEGMLADIQVQLQIRFIPYIQLHEFEGLLFCNIDVFNNGFEENEFLDYNYLVETIDNNQNPELINDSNITAPSKRLTRIIKDYSKVTHGSLIAQDIGINKIRNKCPRFNKWISTLEKI, from the coding sequence ATGAAACGCATCATTATAATTTGTGAAGGACAAACTGAACAGGAATTTTGCAATGACATTTTGCAACCTCATTTCAATCAATTTGGGATTATTATTCAAAACCCAACAATTAAAAAAACAGCAGGTGGAATCGTGAATTGGTCATCACTGAAACATCAAATTGAAACACATTTAAAACAAGACCAAACAGCTTACATAACCACTTTAATCGATTTTTACGGCATTCACGCCAATCATAATTATCCGAATTGGACACAAGCCAATAAACAAACTGATAAAAATATCGGAATGGATTTGATGGAAGAAGGGATGTTAGCTGATATTCAAGTGCAATTACAAATTAGATTTATTCCATATATTCAATTACACGAATTTGAAGGATTATTATTTTGTAATATTGATGTTTTTAATAATGGATTTGAAGAAAATGAATTTTTAGATTACAATTATTTGGTCGAAACCATAGATAATAATCAAAATCCAGAATTAATTAATGACAGCAACATTACAGCTCCATCCAAAAGATTAACAAGAATAATAAAAGATTACTCTAAAGTTACTCACGGTTCTTTAATAGCTCAAGATATTGGCATAAATAAAATAAGAAATAAATGTCCAAGATTCAATAAGTGGATTTCAACATTAGAAAAGATATAA